The genomic stretch GCCGTGGCGGGGTCGGCGGCCTCGCGGCGGATCAGCTCGAGCCGTGCCTCCGGGTCGATCATCGGGTGAGGGCGTCCCTGGGTGTACTCCTCCTCGCCGAGGTCGAGGCAGACGTGGGCTCCGGCGGGCGCGGGCAGGCCGTCCCGGCTGCTCACCGGGGCGTTCGAGTACACCCTGCCGAGGTGGGCCGCGAGGATGAGCTGGGCCTCGTAGCAGAGGGTGCCGCCCGAGAACAGGCCGCGGACCGCGGTGCGGCTCGCAGGCAGGCCGCGGCAGGCGGCCGCGACGTGCTCGGCGAGCCCCCGACCGGGGTCGGGCAGGGGCAGGCCGAGCCCGCCCAGGATCGCGATCACCCCCTGCTCCAGGGTGCCGGCGAGCTCGACCCCCGGGGCCACCTCGAGGTCGGGGGCGACCCCGAGCACCGCGGCGACCAGCGGCTTGGTGCGGGGCGCCCCCAGCAGCGCGCGGGCCACCGGCTCGGCCGGCGGCTTGGAGACGAGGAGGATCGCGTCGGTCCCGGGGTCGGCCTCGAGGGCGGCGATGGCGACCCGGGCCATCCGGCCGTCGACCGCCGCGGAGAGGTCGCGGCCGCCGATCCCGATCACCTGCGACACCCCGGCGCCCCAGCGGTCGAGCAGCGACGACACCTCCTGGGCCCCGGTGCCGGCGGCGGCGACGACGCCCACCCGCCCCGGCCCGACGACGTTGGCGAAGCCCAGCCCGGTGCCACCGAGGATCGCCGTCCCCGCGCCCGGCCCCATCACCAGCAGGCCCAGGCGCGCGGCGCGGTCCTTGAGCTCGACCTCCTCGTCGAGGCTGACGTGGTCGCTGAAGAGGAGCACGTGCAGGCCCGCGGTGAGGGCGTGGTGGGCGGCCAGGGCCGCGTACTCGCCGCTGACCGAGACGATCGCGACGTTGAGGTCGGGGCGGGTGGCGACCGCCTCCTCGACGGTGCGCGCCCCGCGCTGCTCGCCGCCGTCGGGGCGGGAGGGACGCTCGGCGAAGAGCGCGTCGCGGCCCCGCGCCAGCCCGGCGTCGGCCGCCTCCTCCGACCCGGCGCGCGCCGCCAGCGCGAGGTCGTTCGCCGAGGCGCCGGCGAGGTCGGCCTCCGCCACCCCCTCGGCGAGGAGCGCCCCGACGTTGGCGGGGGTGGCCATCACCGCGGTCGCCCACTCCACCCCGTCGCCCTCGACCATGGCGCGGGTGGCGCTCATCAGCAGCACTGAGTCGACGAAGGTGTCGCGCAGCAGGGCGCAGCGGGCCGCGGTCACGACCCCACCAGCGCCGAGGTCTCGGCG from Candidatus Dormiibacterota bacterium encodes the following:
- a CDS encoding protein FdrA; protein product: MTAARCALLRDTFVDSVLLMSATRAMVEGDGVEWATAVMATPANVGALLAEGVAEADLAGASANDLALAARAGSEEAADAGLARGRDALFAERPSRPDGGEQRGARTVEEAVATRPDLNVAIVSVSGEYAALAAHHALTAGLHVLLFSDHVSLDEEVELKDRAARLGLLVMGPGAGTAILGGTGLGFANVVGPGRVGVVAAAGTGAQEVSSLLDRWGAGVSQVIGIGGRDLSAAVDGRMARVAIAALEADPGTDAILLVSKPPAEPVARALLGAPRTKPLVAAVLGVAPDLEVAPGVELAGTLEQGVIAILGGLGLPLPDPGRGLAEHVAAACRGLPASRTAVRGLFSGGTLCYEAQLILAAHLGRVYSNAPVSSRDGLPAPAGAHVCLDLGEEEYTQGRPHPMIDPEARLELIRREAADPATAVVLLDVVLGHGAHPDPAGMLAPVCAEITAAADGPRVVAYVLGTRDDPQGYGRQRSTLEEAGCIVTPTAARAALAAAGIAARRPELAGPA